A stretch of the Vibrio sp. SS-MA-C1-2 genome encodes the following:
- the nhaD gene encoding sodium:proton antiporter NhaD, with protein MKRPWKLGLLALLPYPTLASNINTPDLTLTITGFLCLAIFIISYCFVMAEEHLKMRKSKPVLLAAGLIWILVGWQFSQLGMSEQASIAIKHNLLEYTELLLFLLVAMTYINALEERRLFDVLRAWMIKKGFSFYQLFWLTGWLAFFISPIADNLTTALLMCTVILKVGGNNTRFINMACVNIVVAANAGGAFSPFGDITTLMVWQAGIVEFSQFLTLFIPSVVNFIIPAFIMSFFVEKSKPEAINEFIELKRGAKRMVCFFLLTILTAVLFHSLLGFPPVIGMMMGLAYLQFFGYFLRKTLPSSIAKKRAFYELKHDEKALKRLGNIVPFDVFNRVSHAEWDTLLFFYGIVMSVGGLNLLGYMDLVSSVMYTQWDHTLANAFVGILSAIIDNIPVMFAVLAMEPDMALGQWLLVTLTAGVGGSLLSIGSAAGVALMGHARGKYTFFGHLRWAPVIALGYVASILCHLWLNSALF; from the coding sequence ATGAAACGACCGTGGAAACTAGGCTTATTGGCCTTACTCCCTTACCCTACACTCGCAAGCAATATTAATACACCAGATTTAACCCTCACCATAACCGGCTTTCTCTGCCTCGCCATTTTTATTATTTCATACTGTTTTGTCATGGCAGAAGAGCACTTAAAAATGCGTAAGTCTAAACCCGTTCTTCTTGCTGCTGGTTTAATCTGGATCTTAGTTGGCTGGCAATTTAGTCAACTCGGTATGTCCGAACAGGCAAGTATCGCAATCAAACACAACTTATTAGAGTATACCGAACTGCTACTCTTCTTATTAGTGGCGATGACTTATATTAATGCATTAGAAGAGCGTCGACTTTTCGATGTATTGCGTGCTTGGATGATTAAAAAAGGATTTAGTTTCTATCAGCTTTTTTGGTTAACCGGTTGGCTCGCCTTTTTTATCTCCCCAATTGCTGACAATCTGACCACTGCATTATTAATGTGTACGGTAATATTAAAAGTCGGTGGCAATAATACTCGCTTCATTAATATGGCGTGTGTCAACATTGTTGTCGCGGCTAATGCTGGGGGAGCTTTCAGCCCCTTTGGCGATATTACTACCTTAATGGTATGGCAAGCCGGAATTGTCGAATTCAGCCAGTTCTTAACTCTATTTATTCCTTCTGTGGTCAATTTTATTATTCCAGCATTTATTATGTCTTTCTTTGTCGAGAAAAGTAAACCAGAAGCGATTAACGAGTTTATTGAGCTTAAACGTGGCGCAAAGCGGATGGTTTGTTTCTTCCTATTAACGATTTTAACGGCTGTTTTATTCCATAGCTTACTTGGTTTCCCACCTGTTATCGGTATGATGATGGGGCTTGCTTACCTACAGTTCTTTGGTTACTTTTTACGTAAAACACTGCCAAGCTCTATTGCCAAGAAACGTGCATTTTATGAATTAAAACACGACGAAAAAGCCTTAAAACGATTAGGGAATATCGTTCCTTTTGATGTTTTTAATCGCGTGTCACATGCCGAGTGGGATACCCTGTTATTCTTCTACGGCATCGTGATGAGTGTCGGTGGTTTAAATTTATTAGGTTACATGGATTTAGTCTCTAGCGTCATGTATACCCAATGGGATCATACTTTAGCCAATGCCTTTGTCGGCATTCTCTCCGCCATTATCGATAATATTCCTGTGATGTTTGCTGTATTGGCAATGGAGCCAGATATGGCATTAGGGCAATGGTTATTAGTTACCTTAACGGCAGGTGTTGGCGGTAGTTTGCTCTCGATCGGTTCTGCTGCAGGGGTGGCACTAATGGGGCATGCTAGAGGAAAATATACTTTCTTTGGGCACTTACGTTGGGCTCCTGTTATCGCATTAGGTTATGTCGCCAGTATCCTTTGTCACTTGTGGCTCAATAGCGCGCTGTTTTAG
- a CDS encoding YdcH family protein: MLHDNHALFIDFPEYKEQITALKTSNRHFQKLAATYDEIDHKIRRLEELGSPIEDAEMETLKVQRVALKDDLLKMIKEA, from the coding sequence ATGTTACATGACAACCACGCACTATTTATTGACTTCCCTGAGTACAAAGAGCAGATCACTGCATTAAAAACATCTAACCGTCACTTCCAAAAGCTAGCGGCTACTTATGATGAAATTGATCATAAAATTCGTCGTTTAGAAGAGCTAGGTAGCCCAATTGAAGATGCTGAAATGGAAACATTAAAGGTTCAGCGTGTTGCATTAAAAGATGACCTATTAAAAATGATTAAAGAAGCTTAA
- the parM gene encoding plasmid segregation protein ParM domain-containing protein: MLTISIDDGSTNTKLSYINDIGEMQTLTIGNSWRKGFKSAALRQNKRVANYLINGNKYTYDVTSEHSLPTTHIDYQYSDLNLLAIHHALLETGLAPQPVKIICTLPITEFYNADDCQKNETNIERKKNNLLRNDVELNNGETFTIAEVEVMPESVCGVLSEILKENVSQFSRTLAVDIGGCSIDMAVIVGEFDEVAEIKGNANMGVSWVTDVAKNSLANADSDASFLVTNELIKNRHDINFVKEVVNNHAKIDEVLSSIEQRIEELANAISAECRKFCKNPNRILLIGGGATLVYEAMCQAYPALADGRIKVIENSQSILSIENMNYFNEEAA; encoded by the coding sequence ATGTTAACGATTTCAATTGATGACGGTTCAACAAATACCAAATTATCTTACATAAATGACATTGGTGAGATGCAAACTCTAACGATCGGAAACTCATGGAGAAAAGGATTTAAGTCAGCTGCCTTGCGTCAAAATAAACGCGTGGCAAACTACTTAATCAATGGTAACAAATATACCTATGATGTGACCTCTGAACATTCACTCCCGACAACTCATATCGATTATCAATATTCTGATTTGAATTTGCTGGCCATTCATCATGCGTTATTAGAAACAGGACTGGCTCCTCAACCTGTCAAAATCATCTGTACTTTGCCAATTACCGAATTTTATAATGCAGATGACTGTCAGAAGAATGAAACGAATATCGAGCGTAAAAAAAATAATCTTCTTCGCAACGATGTCGAGCTCAATAATGGGGAAACGTTTACTATCGCAGAGGTAGAAGTGATGCCAGAGAGCGTTTGTGGCGTCTTATCAGAAATCTTAAAAGAGAATGTTAGTCAATTTTCACGCACATTAGCTGTCGACATTGGCGGTTGTAGCATCGATATGGCCGTTATTGTTGGTGAGTTTGATGAAGTTGCCGAAATTAAAGGCAATGCTAATATGGGGGTAAGTTGGGTAACTGATGTGGCTAAAAACTCATTAGCGAATGCAGACAGTGATGCCTCTTTCTTAGTGACCAATGAGTTGATCAAAAATCGTCATGATATTAACTTTGTTAAAGAAGTCGTCAATAACCATGCAAAAATTGATGAAGTACTAAGTTCAATAGAACAAAGAATTGAAGAATTAGCCAATGCGATCTCTGCTGAATGTCGTAAATTCTGCAAAAACCCCAACCGAATTCTATTGATTGGTGGTGGTGCAACCCTCGTTTATGAGGCGATGTGTCAAGCTTACCCAGCCCTTGCTGATGGACGAATTAAAGTCATTGAAAATTCACAATCAATTCTATCTATTGAGAATATGAACTACTTCAATGAAGAAGCAGCGTAA
- the melB gene encoding melibiose:sodium transporter MelB — translation MSDQITLKTKMSYGVGALGKDFACAPIYIFLMFYFTDVAGISAAFVGTIFLAARILDAVTDPMMGVIVDNTRSKFGKFRPWIVIGTLLNAVVLVGLFSTHNFEGTALYVYATVAYILWGLTYTIMDIPYWSMIPALSSSRPEREKLVVWPRLFASLAWFITGTYGLHIVGVLGDGDQGKGFFNVSIIIAVLFVLSAILIARNVKEKVATATNTAPEKFNFKDVMVIIGQNDQLKVLIGTILSFQIANLLVGGFAIYYFSYALGNPELFPVYMMVAGAAEVAGVFLFPRLAGLIPRNKLWLTACGFPILSCLILLAMTILAPGNIVLIGLAGASIKFGIGIANALQTVMLADVVDYGEYKTGRRSESVIFSVQTMLVKFAGAAGGFIVGVGLTVVGYIPNVEQSSETIMGIQFMMVGLPAILMAVSAVIYKSKYRLHEGFDPETVEEIIAAKPQQVEA, via the coding sequence ATGTCAGACCAAATTACACTAAAAACAAAAATGTCTTATGGCGTGGGTGCATTAGGTAAAGATTTTGCTTGTGCGCCAATCTATATCTTCTTAATGTTTTATTTTACGGATGTGGCTGGAATTTCAGCCGCCTTTGTTGGTACGATTTTCCTCGCGGCACGTATCCTTGATGCGGTTACCGATCCTATGATGGGGGTGATTGTTGATAATACTCGCTCTAAGTTTGGTAAGTTCCGTCCTTGGATTGTGATTGGTACACTATTAAATGCAGTGGTTCTTGTTGGCCTTTTCAGTACTCATAATTTTGAAGGCACTGCACTTTACGTTTATGCAACGGTTGCTTATATCCTTTGGGGTTTAACGTATACCATTATGGATATTCCATATTGGTCAATGATCCCTGCACTTTCAAGCTCTCGTCCTGAGCGTGAAAAATTAGTTGTATGGCCTCGCTTGTTTGCTAGCCTAGCATGGTTCATTACCGGTACTTATGGCCTTCATATTGTTGGTGTGTTAGGTGATGGTGATCAAGGCAAAGGCTTCTTTAACGTTTCAATCATTATTGCTGTTCTGTTTGTATTAAGTGCGATTCTTATTGCGCGTAATGTGAAAGAGAAAGTCGCAACCGCAACAAATACCGCACCAGAGAAATTTAACTTTAAAGATGTGATGGTCATTATTGGTCAAAATGATCAACTTAAAGTGCTAATTGGTACTATCTTATCGTTCCAAATTGCAAACTTATTGGTTGGTGGTTTCGCAATTTACTATTTCTCTTATGCGTTAGGTAATCCTGAACTGTTCCCAGTATATATGATGGTTGCTGGTGCAGCTGAAGTTGCAGGTGTATTCTTATTCCCTCGTCTAGCTGGCTTAATTCCACGTAATAAGCTCTGGTTAACGGCGTGTGGTTTCCCAATTCTTTCATGTCTTATCCTTCTAGCAATGACTATTCTTGCACCAGGCAATATTGTGTTAATTGGTCTAGCGGGCGCATCAATTAAGTTTGGTATCGGTATTGCAAACGCACTTCAAACGGTAATGTTAGCTGATGTTGTTGATTACGGTGAGTACAAAACAGGTCGTCGTAGTGAGAGCGTTATCTTCTCAGTACAAACTATGCTGGTGAAATTTGCGGGTGCTGCGGGTGGTTTCATCGTTGGTGTTGGTTTAACTGTTGTTGGTTATATCCCTAATGTTGAACAGTCATCAGAAACGATTATGGGCATTCAATTTATGATGGTGGGTTTACCAGCTATTCTAATGGCAGTAAGTGCAGTGATCTATAAGAGTAAATACCGTTTACATGAAGGCTTTGATCCTGAAACGGTAGAAGAGATTATTGCAGCTAAACCACAGCAAGTTGAAGCTTAA
- a CDS encoding aldehyde dehydrogenase family protein, with amino-acid sequence MTTVSKKSIELSVLSQINQLKESQGKWDGLGVTERVGQLTAWHQALVTSDLVSEHHDWHYAMRMIELKLEHALSHLQTIDSLPGPTGESNSLSTAGRGVWLVGIEKNMPLTAFFGQLITTLVAGNSVMLSVVEPDLDYVNKLIKLFNPLAKSGLALGDIIALTTHDNVESLCRLDLINGVAFTGQKNVTQRLYQLISQRTGEIIPVVFENEPKRLPIISSDSYCLHFITEKTITINVTAIGGNASLLELGAG; translated from the coding sequence ATGACAACAGTGAGTAAAAAGAGTATTGAATTAAGCGTCTTATCGCAGATTAATCAATTAAAAGAGTCTCAAGGAAAATGGGATGGTCTTGGTGTGACTGAGCGTGTGGGGCAATTAACTGCTTGGCATCAAGCATTAGTTACTTCCGATCTCGTGAGCGAACATCATGATTGGCATTATGCGATGCGAATGATTGAGTTAAAACTAGAACATGCATTGTCTCATTTGCAAACGATAGACTCTTTACCGGGGCCGACAGGCGAGTCTAATTCTCTATCAACTGCAGGGCGTGGTGTTTGGTTAGTGGGAATAGAAAAAAATATGCCCTTAACCGCATTTTTTGGTCAATTAATTACTACGCTTGTGGCTGGAAATAGCGTTATGTTATCAGTGGTTGAGCCTGATCTTGATTATGTGAATAAACTTATTAAATTATTTAATCCATTGGCTAAGAGTGGATTAGCGTTAGGGGACATTATTGCACTAACAACGCATGATAATGTTGAATCTCTTTGTCGTTTAGATCTGATTAATGGTGTTGCATTCACTGGACAAAAAAATGTGACTCAACGCCTATATCAATTAATAAGTCAACGAACTGGCGAGATTATTCCGGTTGTTTTTGAAAATGAGCCAAAGCGTTTACCTATAATTAGTAGTGATAGCTACTGTTTACATTTTATTACTGAGAAAACAATCACCATTAACGTGACTGCGATTGGTGGTAATGCATCATTATTAGAGTTGGGGGCAGGATAA
- a CDS encoding xanthine dehydrogenase family protein molybdopterin-binding subunit: MTNLFKTSRRSFIKQCVVGGVTVYSAPMLFNKAEAATSPVHQKLKADWKQGDTPQYRFDALEKVTGQKIYGRDYRAKDIPGWPDKQHFGYVVRVPIADRVYLGLNLDLLSGDLKPYRVVTANDLKNNAIKLPPYYGDNMLLAEGHVPDYLGHEVAILLFDSFESFQKAKNKIQFNEKFINFGDKAPLVALSKDPYAAWRIVRQEGAQGSMGEDNFSTLKNGLFFPNYVDHKPVWPTADANSHSTGGIAMSLAEGLRKEITQREDWHVIDRQFKTQSIEPMMFEAEAFNGWYDINDKTLHVVITTQSSQDFHQQAAEVLANSPLTSSIKNLVVHTPYIGGGFGAKDHTIFPYYGMLATLFAKAPIRIANDRFQQFQSGLKRHPFDIKNQLAFDKKTKKIAGFVSDMVVDGGGRVNFSSSVTMVGASAVQGVYYFPQNDIEAVCYASQTPHAGSMRGYGTLQAMPTVEMMFNEAAAEMNVDPIELRKINVLRSGEKNTQGAVPIGAVRYHEMLELAEKHPLWTERDKNKAEFEQANPGKKYGVGFSIVTKDYGTGGAAPSSSIEITPEGEIVLKTCSVEMGTGIDTSQGALIAKYMGNFADQIKMAVIQEFDAMELFETDDPYMISQKQQDKMAKNPRWTPVVGMASSASMSSFFQAHSTEQAARILFEETLFPAAVEIWNSQYANGAYARPDFDNANDAEWVDGKLTVEGYPPLDFKTLALKAHAMGLITSVMTHGFNRWAWSTADFEVNGKVKNYPLDGLAVQYGIGAKGKGRSNKHGYHVIERKAAFYPDTSLNNAMVTYYTPCATLAAVAIEKATGRVQVLETQTWLEPGTMHVEKLVEGQLQGGLTMGLGHTLYEYLPADETGAGNGTWNLNRYQVPLAKHNGVWNMNHTIMPPLSASDPAKGVAEVVMIPIVAALVEAIYQATNKRFYHLPITPKDIMEGA; the protein is encoded by the coding sequence ATGACTAATTTATTTAAAACAAGTCGACGTTCGTTTATTAAACAGTGTGTCGTTGGGGGCGTTACTGTATATAGTGCGCCGATGCTTTTTAATAAAGCAGAAGCAGCAACTTCACCCGTCCATCAAAAATTAAAAGCAGATTGGAAGCAAGGCGATACACCACAGTATCGTTTTGATGCGTTAGAGAAAGTAACAGGGCAGAAAATTTATGGCCGAGATTATCGCGCCAAAGATATCCCCGGCTGGCCTGACAAACAACACTTTGGATATGTGGTAAGAGTGCCAATTGCTGACCGTGTTTATCTTGGGTTGAATTTAGATCTTCTTAGTGGTGATTTAAAACCATATCGTGTTGTAACCGCAAATGATCTAAAAAATAATGCAATTAAACTCCCACCTTATTACGGTGACAATATGTTACTGGCGGAAGGGCATGTCCCTGATTACCTTGGTCATGAAGTCGCTATTTTGTTGTTTGATTCCTTTGAGTCTTTCCAGAAAGCCAAAAACAAAATTCAATTTAATGAAAAATTTATCAACTTTGGCGATAAAGCCCCATTGGTTGCTCTCTCTAAAGACCCTTATGCTGCATGGCGAATTGTGCGTCAAGAGGGGGCTCAAGGTTCGATGGGGGAAGATAACTTTAGTACATTAAAGAATGGACTGTTCTTCCCTAATTATGTCGACCATAAACCGGTTTGGCCGACAGCAGATGCTAATAGTCATAGTACCGGTGGTATCGCGATGTCGTTAGCAGAAGGGCTTCGCAAAGAGATAACGCAGCGTGAAGATTGGCATGTCATTGATCGCCAGTTTAAAACACAGTCCATTGAACCGATGATGTTTGAAGCGGAAGCCTTTAATGGCTGGTATGACATTAATGATAAAACGTTACATGTCGTTATCACCACTCAATCCTCTCAAGATTTTCATCAACAAGCTGCCGAAGTCCTTGCCAATAGCCCACTGACATCGAGCATAAAAAATCTTGTGGTACATACCCCTTATATCGGTGGTGGGTTTGGTGCGAAAGATCATACGATTTTCCCCTATTACGGCATGCTAGCAACCCTGTTTGCTAAAGCACCAATTCGAATTGCCAATGACCGTTTCCAACAGTTCCAATCGGGTTTAAAACGTCACCCATTTGATATTAAAAATCAATTAGCATTTGATAAAAAGACCAAAAAAATTGCCGGTTTTGTCTCTGATATGGTGGTTGATGGTGGCGGTCGCGTAAACTTCTCCTCCTCGGTGACGATGGTAGGTGCAAGTGCAGTACAGGGGGTTTATTATTTCCCTCAAAATGACATTGAAGCGGTCTGTTATGCCTCCCAAACACCGCATGCGGGTTCGATGCGTGGTTACGGTACACTTCAGGCGATGCCGACTGTTGAGATGATGTTTAATGAAGCTGCGGCGGAGATGAATGTTGATCCTATCGAATTAAGAAAGATTAATGTTTTACGCTCAGGAGAGAAAAATACTCAAGGGGCCGTTCCGATTGGTGCTGTTCGTTATCATGAAATGTTAGAACTCGCTGAAAAACATCCTCTTTGGACTGAGAGAGATAAAAACAAAGCAGAGTTTGAGCAAGCAAATCCAGGTAAAAAATATGGTGTCGGTTTTAGTATTGTCACTAAAGATTATGGTACAGGTGGAGCGGCGCCGTCATCATCAATCGAGATCACCCCTGAAGGTGAGATTGTATTGAAAACCTGTTCTGTCGAGATGGGAACGGGTATCGATACTTCTCAAGGTGCATTAATTGCCAAGTATATGGGTAATTTTGCTGATCAGATCAAGATGGCGGTTATTCAAGAGTTTGATGCGATGGAGCTCTTTGAGACGGATGATCCCTACATGATATCTCAAAAGCAACAAGATAAAATGGCGAAAAACCCCCGTTGGACACCGGTTGTAGGAATGGCATCGTCGGCCAGTATGTCGAGCTTCTTCCAAGCGCACTCAACAGAGCAAGCAGCAAGAATTCTGTTTGAAGAGACGCTTTTCCCTGCCGCCGTTGAAATTTGGAACAGTCAGTATGCTAATGGTGCTTACGCTAGACCGGATTTTGATAATGCCAATGATGCTGAATGGGTCGATGGAAAATTGACTGTTGAAGGTTACCCACCTTTAGATTTTAAAACTTTGGCACTGAAAGCTCATGCGATGGGATTAATTACCAGTGTGATGACCCATGGTTTTAACCGCTGGGCATGGTCAACCGCTGATTTTGAAGTTAACGGTAAAGTAAAAAATTACCCACTTGATGGCCTTGCTGTGCAATATGGTATTGGCGCGAAAGGCAAAGGGCGTTCTAACAAGCACGGTTATCATGTCATTGAACGTAAAGCCGCTTTCTATCCTGATACCTCGCTCAATAATGCGATGGTTACGTATTATACCCCTTGTGCCACATTAGCAGCCGTTGCCATAGAAAAAGCAACGGGTCGTGTTCAGGTACTTGAAACGCAGACTTGGTTAGAGCCTGGTACGATGCACGTAGAAAAGCTGGTTGAAGGTCAGCTACAAGGTGGTTTGACAATGGGGTT
- the putP gene encoding sodium/proline symporter PutP, whose translation MIDNNIAITATFVVYLVMMLVIGVYAYKRTINSSDYFLGGRSLGPWPAALSAGASDMSGWLLLGLPGYAYSAGIGSLWLAGGLFIGTWLNWLICARRLRTYSIEADDALTIPEYLARRFEDKSNVLQSVSAVFILIFFLFYTSSGLVAGGKLFATVFGLDYSIAVVVGVICIVSYTLFGGFLAVAWTDLVQGLLMAAALMIVPIAAMNGSVGDLVNSLEAKNPHLLTLWTDLSGEPLSLIAIISLAAWGLGYFGQPHILARFKATRSNKDLTSARRIAVLWTGVSMVGAVFVGLAGILYVDTNMAGGLEDSETIFMLLVNAVFHPVVAGILLAAILAAIMSTADSQLLVSSSALAEDLYKQLLRPKASQTEIVFVGRAAVVGLSLIALVLAMEPDSSVLGLVSYAWAGFGAAFGPVIILSLYWRRMNRFGAIAGVVIGGVTIVVWKQLTGGIFDLYEIVPGMLFATIGIIATSLLTGEPDEAVKARYDRYETRLLTES comes from the coding sequence ATGATAGATAATAATATAGCCATTACGGCGACATTTGTTGTTTATTTGGTCATGATGCTAGTGATTGGAGTTTATGCTTATAAGCGGACAATTAACTCATCTGATTACTTTCTTGGAGGTCGATCTTTAGGGCCTTGGCCAGCAGCACTTTCTGCTGGAGCGTCTGATATGAGTGGTTGGTTACTGTTAGGCCTCCCGGGGTATGCTTATTCTGCGGGTATTGGATCATTGTGGTTAGCGGGTGGCCTATTTATTGGTACTTGGCTTAATTGGTTAATTTGCGCTCGTCGCCTTCGAACTTACAGTATTGAAGCTGATGATGCCTTGACAATTCCTGAATATTTAGCGCGTCGTTTTGAAGATAAATCAAACGTTCTCCAGTCTGTTTCTGCTGTATTTATTTTGATTTTCTTTCTCTTTTATACCAGCTCGGGTTTAGTAGCTGGTGGTAAACTCTTTGCGACCGTATTTGGTTTGGATTACTCAATCGCTGTCGTCGTAGGCGTTATTTGTATTGTCTCTTATACTTTATTTGGTGGCTTTCTTGCTGTTGCTTGGACAGATTTAGTACAAGGTTTGTTGATGGCTGCAGCATTAATGATTGTGCCTATTGCAGCAATGAATGGCAGTGTTGGGGACTTGGTGAATAGTCTGGAAGCTAAAAACCCTCATTTACTGACATTATGGACAGATCTTTCTGGTGAGCCGCTTTCTTTAATTGCGATCATCTCTTTAGCTGCGTGGGGGTTGGGCTATTTTGGTCAGCCACATATTTTAGCGAGATTTAAAGCGACTCGTTCAAATAAAGATCTCACCAGTGCCCGCCGTATTGCCGTATTATGGACTGGCGTTTCTATGGTCGGGGCGGTGTTTGTTGGTTTAGCAGGTATTTTATATGTTGATACAAACATGGCAGGTGGTTTAGAAGACAGCGAAACTATCTTTATGTTATTGGTTAATGCAGTGTTCCACCCTGTCGTAGCCGGTATTTTATTAGCGGCTATTTTAGCGGCAATAATGAGTACCGCTGATTCTCAGTTACTGGTTTCATCTTCCGCTTTAGCAGAGGATCTCTATAAGCAATTACTTCGTCCAAAAGCGTCGCAAACTGAGATTGTGTTTGTTGGTCGAGCTGCGGTTGTTGGTCTCTCGTTGATTGCTTTAGTCTTAGCAATGGAGCCAGATAGTTCCGTACTCGGTTTAGTCTCTTATGCTTGGGCTGGATTTGGTGCCGCATTTGGACCTGTGATTATTTTGAGTCTCTATTGGCGTCGAATGAATCGTTTTGGTGCGATTGCAGGTGTGGTGATTGGTGGCGTGACGATTGTGGTTTGGAAGCAGTTGACGGGGGGAATTTTTGACTTATATGAAATCGTTCCTGGAATGCTCTTTGCGACGATAGGTATTATCGCCACCAGCTTATTAACCGGTGAGCCTGATGAGGCTGTTAAGGCGCGTTATGACCGTTATGAGACAAGGTTATTGACAGAATCATAA